TGTTTTCTCAAATGGATATAATCAGGCTAGCTCCTCCAGCAAATAATTATAGAGTAGAATCTGCAATGATCATTGCGAAGTAGTAAGCCAGTGCCACAGGAACTGCAACCATCATGCCAACAATTATCCTGCCACAAGAGATATCGATGTGAAGTGTCGGTTAATGTTTCCACCACGAGCTGCTTCTTCGTCATACATATAAGCGCAGCAGAATCATGTCATGGTAGGGTATTTACTTACGCAGTGCTCAGAATATCTGCATGAACATTATACTCCTTGGCGAACACAAATGGAACTATTCCTTGAGGTAGAGCTGCCTGTGTATGATCTTGATAGGTCAGTCGTAATTTCTGTTGTTGAATTGTCCACAGTTACAAATTGGTCACCCAAAAGAAAGAACTAGAATATACCTGTACAATGGCTATCTTCAGCAATGCACCACGCATTCCGGTAGCATAAGAAGAGATACCCATTAGGGCTGGTCCTAGAAAGAACCTTATGGCTAATGATAGTAGCATCTTTTTAGCACCACAGGCTATAATTTTAGTTTGTAGAGCAGTGAAAAGGCCTGCGGTTAGAAGTATTTAGAGATTAGAAGTTACAATAACATAATTGGTTTTCACGCGGTTATCTGCATATGTGATTTAGCTTTGATCAACGTAATTCGCACCTAGGCTGAACATTGCCATTCCAAGCCCTCCATCCGAGAGTATTCTTATGGAGTTTATGACAATCAACGGTAACTCTATGTGCCACCTGCAGGATATGTAATGCAGTTGTATTAGTCAGTAGCTGCTGCATTTCTACTTGAAACCCAAATTGACTCATATGAACTCATCTTCATACGGACCTGAAGCTGATCAGTGCCCAAATTATACCTATcaggcatgcatatatgttggGATTCATCACTAGCTTCTTACCAACCACCAACATAAAGCGAAAGGCACAAGAACATCTTGCTGATATACCTTTTGCCTGAACTTCTTCGAATCTTTGCTGTGTAGGTCCTCTAGAAGTTGATTCTGCTTTAATTTCGAAACATGCATGGGATAAAAACTGTCGAACTTATTcaacaaataatataaagttaaagtATCGGAAGATAAGTTAAGTTGCTTGACCGAGAGGCGCATTTGtacaaaagttcaaaacagaCATCAATCCTGGCACAATTCGAGAAAGTTCTTGTATAATCTTTCAGAGAAATCTATTTCCTACAATGTCAGctgaggccttgtttagatccttaaaattttttggtataaatatcacatcgaatctttaaataCCTAAATAGATCATTAAACAttgataaaacgaaaaactaattgcataattatggaataaatcacgagacgaatcttttgagcctaattaagccatcattacccataagtgctatagtaacctacATATGCAaatgatggcttaattagacttaaaagattcgtctcgcgatttattccataactgtacaattagtttttcgttccatctatgtttaacgctctatttaggtatctaaatattcgatgtgatgtttatgccaaaaaattttgggatctaaacaaggcctgatTACCACGCCCtccactttttttatttgatactgTTGACTTTTGGGTCTaggtttaaccatttgtcttattaacaaaattgatataattattaactattttattatgattttatttattactaaaggcACTTTACGCATAACTTAtacttttgcatatttgcacaaaatttttgaacaagatgaatggtcaaacgtagatataaaattcaacagtgtcaaataaaaattggaTGGAGTATAAAAAAGTGAAGTAATTTCTCCATATAATTCGTTGTACATACACCTTTAAAATACTACAGGAGGTTTCAGAACAGGCTAGTCTCCGTGCAGTATCACATTTTGGTTTTACTAGAGGTTAAAATAAAAGCGATGCAAGAAGAACAGTATGCCACttcactagttttttttttttcagtagaTGGAGGATGTTAGTTATGTTCTCTGCTCTTAGTGTATTCACAATTCACAGTAATATGATTGCATGATACGGCATCTGTAGGATCAGTTTGTGACACCATTATAGAGTGTGTATTTGCTTCCATTTGGCACTCAACAACACTAATTTGAGTAGCTAACTGGCCAACTATTTGTGAAGGTTAGCATAGGCACATAAAAAGAAAGGAATATCAGAAATACAGTTGTTACTCGGAATGATGCTCAAGTACTAGCTCATTACTTGGACTATTTGTTTCGAATCTGAGCCATGATATCttgatttttattgttaaataaacATGCAAATGTGTTTAAGTCACGGTGTTTAGAGGCAGCTTCAAACTTCACCTTTATAGACTCGGTCAGTTCAGGTTCATACCTGTAGTTTCAGATGATGTGGTGGAAGCCATTCCTTTAGCAGCCCGAAGTTCAAAGACAAATACAAGAAGTGTGTACCAAATTAGGCTCTGGAGGACTACTATCTGACTTAGCAGCTTGACAGCTTGCTCACCATACATTCCTCTCAGCAAGGGGATGCCAACAATCAGTGTATTGGGAAGTGTTGATAAAGAAAAACCTGTAATCAGCCAATCAAACTTCTCTGCACAGCATGCTTTTGAGATGGCTGCAAATCCCAGCAAGGCAAGCGACTTTTGTAGGATATCCGAGTATATGAGCTTGATATTCATGTCATAAGGATTAGTTGCGGAAATGACCTGAAAAGAGAGCAGAGGAATAGAAAACTTCGCCACAAATTTGTTGATCCCAGAGCACTGCTCTGGGGTGAATAGCTTCCACCATTTTATGGATATGTAGGCTAGTATCATAGCTACATATAGTGGCAGTGTCGCTTCAAGAACGAGGTAGATGTCTATCCAGGACACCATATTAATGGACGAACCTGAAGAACACTCCAAATCTCCTGCCCAACTGGGATCTGGAAAGTTTTGAGCGCACTGTAGCTGTCTTATATAGACCACAGACATAATCCAGGTCTTGTTCAAACTTTTCCATGCAGGTTTTAGCTTTAGCAGTCTTTGGAATTGTCCAAACTGCCCATGCTGGATACATGGCATTTCATTGACTATTCCTATTTACTGAACATTTTATCCTATGTGTGCAATCAAGACACCAATTTTAGTGAATGATGATAAGTTGATAACCACCTGACCATATTTATGTGGAATTCTAAAGAAGTAATAGATTGTTTGGACTAAATCCTGATTCATCCTTTCCAACCTGCCAAAAATCCCTTGATgcttttttatcttattataatattagtTAAAACCCAGTTCAGAATATTTTGGAAGTGTGTGAAGTTTTAATGTTCTTCTCTTTATCCTGTTGACTCAGTGGGCCTCTAGCCTTATacattttgtaatattaatGCCCTGGCCAACAAGTCtgatgtatttttaatgaagCTTTTGATCTTTGTAGTGGTCTTGTGCTAGAGCTTGCATAAAAGAGGCTCTCCGAAGTTTTATACtctttaagatttttttcaggCAAACAAACTGTGTTGAGACATTTCAGCAGAATTATATGTTGCATTGGCTATCTGAACTGACATATCACTGCCAAAGATGTATTGATGAAGTGCGAAATTGGACCCTTTTTAATGGACTGTGTTTCTCTTCTACAGCCAGTTTGTTCCCCGTGATTTGTCAGTAGGGGACATTATGGATCATTTTAAGCAGTAGAATGACCAAAGCATGTGTCCTAATAGTTTGAAGGCAGAATagcatttcttttctcttcttttcttgtttctgGTCAGCAGAACAAGActtcgggaaaaaaaaattgcgtgACAATTCCAGCAAATGACACAGAAGCTTTGACATAGCTTGTCGGTTTGGTGTTTTACTGATTATCAGCGTTAAATTTTAGTGGTCTTCACTTGACCATGAACTTACTTGAGTTTCTGTATTACAGAAGTTGATATTTAAGTCATTCTGCACTTGTTTCCAGACTTTATGGTCTCGTTACGTTTCTGTTTAAACCCTGTTTAAACTGTAATATTTCAAGCTAAAGTACTTAGTTTTTGCTTGTACTGATCTTATATagtacaatatatatgtttttacagATCCTTGCAATTTCGATAAATTACCGTTTGAGTGCAAATGATGGGATCATTACTTTGAAAGTATGCTGCTCAAAAGATAACTGTGTTGTTTGTTGtccttccaggtttactgtcaTTTTCGCGGGGAGAAAAAAACTTTGTCCAGGTTCCTGCAATGTGCCAGTCCTACAAAGCTGATAGGTCGAAGGCAAGAATAAAGAAGTTAATTGTGGAAGAAGCAACCAAGAGATATACATTTACAGTTCACCAGATTTTCCATGTTTCTCCAAATATGGCAAAAGACTGGAATGAGTGCTTCGGTGAAACTTGCTTTGCGGCCATTGCATTTTCCCCATAAATAGAAACATTGCATCTTCTTTGCTCAAGGCTTTTGCATTTACCGCTTCTCTTTATGCTCTTCATCAATCATCAACTATTCTCTCCGAAGAATTCGTGGCTGCCAATCCTTGCAAGCTAGCAGGTGCCGTTTATCGCTAGTCTTTGACTGCAAAGTTCTCCAGGTTTGCGTCTTTTATCTTTACCACCGCCCATCTTATTCCTTCATTGCATGGATCAAACTCAAGTCTTCGGCTAAGAGCTAAGATGCTCGTCGAAGGGGTTCTCTTCAAAAGGATTCTTGAACAGAGGAAGTAGTTACTAGTGCTAGATTAATCCGACAGCAAAACATCTGTCCAGGACTTTTGTCAGGTTTGTTTTATGTACGCAGCTGGAGTAAGCAGCCCTCGCAAGTTTGCAGGTTACCATTCTTATCTTTGATCTTGCAATGCTTCACAGAGTATCATCtcctttgccttttttttccctctctacTTTGCATTGCTTCACGGTGACGTGAACCTGGTCCCTTCCGAGGGATTGGGATTCTCTTATGTTATTGTTCAACCTAACGGCTAATATGTGAATGCTGCAGCTACATATTAGCCACCATGTCAGAGAGAAGTCACGTTAGAGGAGCTATGTTCTCTTTCAAGAAGTTTCGTGAAAAATCACGGTCTTTACTAGGGGTGGACAAAAAGCTCGAAGCTCGTGGCCCGGGACGGTTCATATCAAAATCGGCTTGAGCCCGCAGTCTTCATGAGTTGAGTCAAGTTTGGCTTTTAGCTCGTGTGCTTAAAAGGCTCACGAGCTGCTTGTTTAACTCATTAGTACTAAAAgtcactatatttttatatatatagaacttATTAACTAGTGTTTAGTCCTATAATCACATCCAATGTATTTAGTTAGTTGTTTGTTAGTAAGAGTCTActtttatgttaatatatgataaaattataaatttacatactatatagatgatttaaaTGAGATAGTCTTACGAGCTTAGCAAGTACCTTGTGAGCCAAGCTGAGTTAGGCTTTTAGCTCGTTAACATTAACGAGCTAAGTCGAGTTGGCTCCTTACCCACATCTAATCTTCACTTCTCCAGAGTAAAGCCAAAATGACTATTAGCAAATGTTCACGCGTTCTAGAAATgctcattattttctttttctgtataAGTCTTGTTTTCGTTTAAAGTACCATCAAAGTTTTCGTGCATACAAAGTTTATATGTTCGACTCCAATTTGAACaaagattcatttttttcaagtttgaattcatatgtttatatatctatattaaaatttatgtaaagtTTATACtcttaaagtttatatgtgtaaaaaattatctgCGTAAAATTTATACCTGTAAAATTTATGTGGGGCTGAACCAAAACACTTTTAATGTGCAACTACAATTCACCAACCGGCAAATATATTTCACACAATCAACCTCATATCTTGCCATAAACTTTAAGGATAATTTCAACTAGCAAATCTACAGCGGAGCAATAAtaaacacatgcacacaagacATGGTGATTTACGTGGAAAACCTCCTCAGAGTGAGGAGTAAAAAGACCATGAAACCAATGGTCTACTCCAAGCTTTCGCTATAATCAACAATGGGTACAAATGAAGTCTTCTCTAGAACATATAGATGTGCATCCCAATAACATCCATAACATCAAGTTATACactttgcatcatcaacatcaaccATAGCAACTAACAAATAACAACAACAAGCAGAGAAACGATAGATTCTGTCCTCTTCGATTCTCAGTTAAGATCTCCCAAACAGCAAATGTAAATTGCACGAAACTTGCCAAAAATGATGGTATATAAGTCCCTTCCAAGCTATCCAAAAACCAGCCTAATCGGACACTGTTTGACCCCTCAAACTGACAAATTACTAACTTCTGCACAATTTATAACTGCAGTGACTCAAGCTGACAAACCACTACTCAAATCCGGTGCTCTACTCAATCAATCCTCACAAAACTAACCAGATTAAAGTGCTCAAAGTAAGGAACAAACTCACCAAAGTTTGGGGCCAATCAACCACGTTTGAGCCTCTAATCGCTGACTTAATGTAGATTAGGTTAGAGCCACCGAGCTGAACAAAGtgcccttcttcttctctacTCTCCTCTCCCACTCTTGTGTTTTGCTTGGTTGCTTCACTCCCTCAATCACCGCTGTACTCTTTCTCTCCTAATGGAGACTAGGGTTTTTCTTCCCATCACAAAGAGATGAGGTAATCACAACATCAATGGTTTACATATCTTGGATTTGTGGTCTGTAATGGACTGAGATGAAGAGGTCCATGTGAAGGGAATTTAGCCTAACAATTTGTATATGCATAATTTAACTGGATGTTCGTTAATTTATTCTCACCACGAATGTCCGCTAAATAGATACACCAGAGTCGAACTCATAGCCATGGCCAGGGTTCgcgttaccgcggtaaccgcgccctccgccgaggcacggcttcggtaagccgcggtacccgagtttaaatttaaggagaatttaaaaaatttgaggaaatttaatgaaaaaatatatgttgtatatgttgatatatagtgtagttttgtcaaagaaattaatgaaaaaaatgtattcccgacgtaattaaaaatcataaacgagtatttcggaaaataaaattaaaaaatagcctattgcaagtaatattttataggaagatggtcaagaatatattgtgttgagccattattaatttacactagacacttggatacataatgttgaaatacaaatatacaacgatggatatatgaaaaatatatatagagaaaaattatacgtgcatcttagtacatacataatagttttatttgtaataatgagtagtaggtatagttgtgacgcagtaatcaaaatgaagttgtcgttacttgttattggagtgaattatttggtgaagggtgatataccggtgtatgtttgtatgttgcaatatcaagaatttagaaaatatcatgtgaaattttcttgttttccctataacatgttctattatcataaatatagtcacaaaatatttttctatttttcatgtattttttagattttttaaagtttttttgtaTTTGACATCACATCCGCGGTCTCCTCGCCGtaaccgcgcggtaagccgcggtaaccgctgTTCTCATATGTTGTTCCAGCAAGTAGTTACCGTGGTTTACCGCACGGTAACCGCGgaaaaccgcgcggtaagccgTGAAAACCgcacgagtttaaatttaaattttttgaattcaaattcatcacggTTTTTACGGTTTTTACGGTTATCGCAGAAGCGCGGTACTGTTTTAGCAGCTTCTGCGGTAAGGGAACCTGGCCATGGCTCGATGGCAACGTGAAATGCAACGGGTTTTGCACTCTGCGGAGCCTTCCCCGATAATCCACCGGTTTCCAGTGTTTGTTTCTCCAATCACACACAGGAAAGGCCACGGGCCCACGGCTCCCGTTCGCCGATTGGCACTGTGCGTACAGTGTCATGACCGGTCCGGGCCCACCCTGGCCAGGTCTCGCATTCGGGCGGCCTCGTCAGCCCacgcgcggcgccgctccCTTCGCTCGAAGTCGAAGgcctccgcgcgcgcgcgcgcgcggagcTCTCACAAACCGGAACGTGGCTCAAACCGAATGCGGCCGCTCCCGCGGCGCCTCGATCCGCTGCTCCGCGAGCCGGCGGCGCTGGTAgcggcggccgcctccgcACAGCGCCCCCTCCGTGAGCTCCACGCGCACCTCCTCGTCTCGGGCCGTCTCGCGTCCCCGCCCCACCAcgccgccttcctcgcctccctcgcctcctcctccgacgacgacgacggccaccTCTCCtacgcgcgcctcctcctgccGCGGCGCCCCGCCACGCTCTTCGTACACAactccctcctccgcgccctcgcccGCGGTCGGCGCCCGCACCTCGCCTTCGGCGCGTTCCGCGACCTGCCCCTCGCGCCTGACAACTACTCCTTCACCTTCCTCGTCCGAGCCGCGACCGCGCtggctgccgcggcggcggctgtgcGGGCCCCCGGGCTGGACGCGAACCTGATCGTGCGGAGCGTGCACGCGTCCGCGCTCCGCCGCGGACACGCTGGCGACCCACACGTGCAGAGCGGGGTCGTCTCAATGTACTCCGCGGCCGGGGACGTGGGCGCCGCGCGGGCCGCGTTCGCAGAGATCGCGTTCCCGGACGCGGTGTGCATCACCGCGATGGTGGGGGCTCTTGCCACCTGCGGCAAAGTGGACGCCGCACGCGAGATGTTTGACGGAATGCCTTTGCGGGACCATGTGGCGTGGAACGCCATGATCGCGGGTTATGTGCACGCCGGCAGATCGAGGGAGGCCCTGAGGCTGTTCAACGAAATGCGTAATGCTGGCGCTGCTGTAGGGGAGGTGACGCTGGTGTCAGTGCTCACTGCCTGTGCACAATTGGGCGCGCTGGAGCGTGGCAGGTGGGTGCACTCATATGTGCACAGCTGCGGGATGCGGGTTTCTGTCACCCTCGGCACCGCACTGGTTGATATGTATTCCAAGTGTGGCGCTGTGGCAGCAGCCATGGAGGTGTTCGACAGCATGGACAGAAAGAACGTTTACACTTGGACCAGTGCAGTGAGTGGCCTTGCAATGAATGGCATGGGGAGAGACTGCCTTGAGCTGTTCAAGCGCATGGAGAGCACAGGGGTTGATCCTAACGGTGTCACCTTTGTTGCGGTGCTCCGTGGATGCTCCATGGCTGGGTTGGTGGACGAGGGAAGATCATGCTTCGATGCGATGAAGAGCAATCATGGAATTGATCCTTGGCTTGAGCATTATGGTTGCATGGTTGATTTGTACGGTCGAGCTGGGCGTCTTGATGATGCCATGAACTTCATCAATAACATGCCACTGGAGCCACACGAAGGTGTATGGGGAGCGCTACTCAATGCCTCTCGGATTCACAAAAATGTTGAGTTGGGCAAATATGCAATGGACAAGCTCATGGCCATCGAGTCCAAGAATGATGCGGCTCATGTCCTGCTGTCCAACATCTACGCAGAGTCGCATAACTGGAAGGGTGTTAGCAATGTTCGGGACGTGATGAAGGCCAAGGGAGTGAAGAAGGTGCCTGGGTGTAGTGCCATCGAGGTTGGTGGCAAGGTGCATGAGTTCTTTGTTGGAAGCAAGACACACCCAAGATACAGGGAGATCGAGATTATGCTTGCAGAGATGACTCAGAGGCTGAGGCTACATGGGTACATTGCGAACACAAAAGAGGTGCTGTTTGATAtcgaggaagaggagaaagaagatgCAATCTCCTTGCATAGTGAGAAGCTGGCCCTGGCTTTTGGCCTGGTCGCGTTGCCGGAAAACATGGAGATCAGGATAGTGAAGAACCTAAGAGTATGCAAGGACTGCCATGATTACACCAAGTTGATATCCAAGGTCTTCAACAGGGAGGTTGTTATGAGAGATAGGAATAGGTTTCACCATTTCAAGGATGGAGCGTGCTCCTGTAGGGATTACTGGTGATCCTTTCGTTCTGATAATTGCTCGCCGTTCAATTGGACGATTCAAACATTTATGTCTTAGAAGGGATGCACAATCTAGCATTCATCTGGAGCTAAGACGCAGTGGAGGACATGGAGTGGGAAAAAAGACAGGGAGAGCTTTGACATTTTCACCTGGCATGTGGCAAACGGGCACAAAAAAAGGCCACAAACTTTTGTGATATCCTGCCGATAGGAAATGAACTCTGGACAATACGAGCATGCcctcaaaaaattttgagcaTTCTCCTGCAGGGATCACTTGGTAATTCCTATGTGTCATAAATGTAACAATCTTCCCGATGACATTTTAGCAATTCAGTGTTGAAGCCGAGACAATACTCGTTTACGAACGGGAAAAGAGGGGTTTTGGTATCCAATAACCAACGCACAGATGTATCAATAATTCTAGCAGTATTATAGTTTTCTGGAAAAATCAAAGATCATTGTCTTGTAAACTGAAAGTCCACGTTTTTCTACAGGGCATGAACTATGAAGCTACCAGCATCTAAGGAATACTTGGGCAGCCTTCCAGAAACCAATTAGCGTGCAGGAAGAGATGATAATATAGGTTTGTTCTGCTATTTCTTATTCATGGACACTAGGTACAAGACAGAAAAAACTATCATCGAGTAAACCACGTCAAGTATGCAAAACAAGGTTAATACAAGTGCTCTTTTGGTAATAGTTCTTCCTTTAGCGTGTCAATGCTTGGCACATCTCCAGTATTGGAGACAAATTGGAAGGAGCACCCAAAAGCACACCGTGCTTGCCGTTAAGAGCCTGTGAAATATTGAAGTACAGGTTAGATAAATTTCAGTAAAAGAACTCAGAGATGCAGTTGGATTCCCATATCCTAATACAAAGAAGGCTGAACCATATGCCATGACATACTTAGTTTAGTTCCTCTAGGAACAACAGCCTATATACATTTTAGCAGAAATTCATGAATAATGTTTTGTATTCTCCCTCCGGCCGGTCAAAAAACTATGTTGTGTTGGACATCGACATGATACTCAAAGCATCTTTCACCATTAATTCTATGGcgacatatttatagaagttggaaaattttataatatcacAGATTCCCTATCGAGAAAATTATGCACATTATTTTCGTGTATCAAATctaaatattagaaaactacctatgttcaaaaattttaaagttcaaTGAGATATATGTCCAAAATTCCACACTTTCATAACCAGAGAGAGTGGTACCTAGGACTGGATAGTTCATTATGTTTAATAATCAAAACTCACAAGAACTGGGTATTTTTCACTCTTTGCTTTGCAtaatacaaaaaataacacTGGCATCACACAATGATTAATAAACTACATTGATATAGTGCACAAGAAACCTAAAAGCATACTTCACATTCTAGAATGACCATGCTGCATCCTATCCAGCTAAGAATTTCATGCACTATAATTCACATATTGAACAACACTGAGTTCTGGTAGTAACCATTTGTGCATCGTGCTATACTCGCAAGAACTCACAGGACGAAAACTAAAGTGGAACTGTTCAATCACAAATCTGGTGGGAAAGGTAAAACTTCTCCTACCTCATGAGGACCAGCCAAACTTTTTCATGGCATCCTTGGTTCTCTTCCGGAGCCTCATGAACACAATGACCATGCAAGCCAGTACCCATGGTGGGAAGTTCAGATTCCCGAGCTTGGATCCCTTCAGCCACTCGGGCATCTTCGCCTCCTTCAGTAACACTGCAGCAACTGCGGTCATAGCCGCAACGCCGATCATCACcttcgtaacgggcttcagcAAAGAATCCTAACCAACCAAGGAGACCCAATCCATCAACTACCCACATCACTTCGGCTAGGTAAATTGAGCGAGCCAAACTGATCTGTACCCATAATCTGGGGGCGCTAAGACTTACCTTGGGCTCGCCGTCGAGGAAGATGGTGGAACCAGAGACGtaggggaggagagagcggCCGTTGCGGGGG
This is a stretch of genomic DNA from Oryza brachyantha chromosome 1, ObraRS2, whole genome shotgun sequence. It encodes these proteins:
- the LOC102716751 gene encoding probable auxin efflux carrier component 8 isoform X2, whose product is MVSWIDIYLVLEATLPLYVAMILAYISIKWWKLFTPEQCSGINKFVAKFSIPLLSFQVISATNPYDMNIKLIYSDILQKSLALLGFAAISKACCAEKFDWLITGFSLSTLPNTLIVGIPLLRGMYGEQAVKLLSQIVVLQSLIWYTLLVFVFELRAAKGMASTTSSETTESTSRGPTQQRFEEVQAKGISARCSCAFRFMLVVGKKLVMNPNIYACLIGIIWALISFRWHIELPLIVINSIRILSDGGLGMAMFSLGLFTALQTKIIACGAKKMLLSLAIRFFLGPALMGISSYATGMRGALLKIAIVQAALPQGIVPFVFAKEYNVHADILSTAIIVGMMVAVPVALAYYFAMIIADSTL
- the LOC102717033 gene encoding putative pentatricopeptide repeat-containing protein At5g40405 encodes the protein MRPLPRRLDPLLREPAALVAAAASAQRPLRELHAHLLVSGRLASPPHHAAFLASLASSSDDDDGHLSYARLLLPRRPATLFVHNSLLRALARGRRPHLAFGAFRDLPLAPDNYSFTFLVRAATALAAAAAAVRAPGLDANLIVRSVHASALRRGHAGDPHVQSGVVSMYSAAGDVGAARAAFAEIAFPDAVCITAMVGALATCGKVDAAREMFDGMPLRDHVAWNAMIAGYVHAGRSREALRLFNEMRNAGAAVGEVTLVSVLTACAQLGALERGRWVHSYVHSCGMRVSVTLGTALVDMYSKCGAVAAAMEVFDSMDRKNVYTWTSAVSGLAMNGMGRDCLELFKRMESTGVDPNGVTFVAVLRGCSMAGLVDEGRSCFDAMKSNHGIDPWLEHYGCMVDLYGRAGRLDDAMNFINNMPLEPHEGVWGALLNASRIHKNVELGKYAMDKLMAIESKNDAAHVLLSNIYAESHNWKGVSNVRDVMKAKGVKKVPGCSAIEVGGKVHEFFVGSKTHPRYREIEIMLAEMTQRLRLHGYIANTKEVLFDIEEEEKEDAISLHSEKLALAFGLVALPENMEIRIVKNLRVCKDCHDYTKLISKVFNREVVMRDRNRFHHFKDGACSCRDYW
- the LOC102716751 gene encoding probable auxin efflux carrier component 8 isoform X1 → MVSWIDIYLVLEATLPLYVAMILAYISIKWWKLFTPEQCSGINKFVAKFSIPLLSFQVISATNPYDMNIKLIYSDILQKSLALLGFAAISKACCAEKFDWLITGFSLSTLPNTLIVGIPLLRGMYGEQAVKLLSQIVVLQSLIWYTLLVFVFELRAAKGMASTTSSETTAESTSRGPTQQRFEEVQAKGISARCSCAFRFMLVVGKKLVMNPNIYACLIGIIWALISFRWHIELPLIVINSIRILSDGGLGMAMFSLGLFTALQTKIIACGAKKMLLSLAIRFFLGPALMGISSYATGMRGALLKIAIVQAALPQGIVPFVFAKEYNVHADILSTAIIVGMMVAVPVALAYYFAMIIADSTL